From Deltaproteobacteria bacterium:
ACCTGGCGAACGGCGAAGCGCTTGACGGTAGCAAGCACGGCTACACGCTGACCTTTGCCAAGGGCGATCTGCCGCCTGTGAACGCGTTCTGGTCGATCACCATGTATGAAGGCAAGACCCAGCTGCTGGTCGAGAACCCGATCAACCGCTACCTGGTCAACTCGCCGATGCTGCCGGGGATGAAGAAGAACGCGGACGGATCACTCACCCTCTACATCCAGAAGGATTCCCCGGGCAAGGACAAGGAGTCGAACTGGCTGCCCGCACCAGATGGTCCGATCTACATGGTGATGCGCCTGTAT
This genomic window contains:
- a CDS encoding DUF1214 domain-containing protein, producing the protein LANGEALDGSKHGYTLTFAKGDLPPVNAFWSITMYEGKTQLLVENPINRYLVNSPMLPGMKKNADGSLTLYIQKDSPGKDKESNWLPAPDGPIYMVMRLYWPRTEAPSILPAGNGTWQPPAIVKVK